In Candidatus Eremiobacteraceae bacterium, one DNA window encodes the following:
- a CDS encoding response regulator transcription factor, with protein sequence MKTTPKVAIVDDERHVREMLELGLAREGYTVRSAADGAQALDLVGQWEPDIIILDVMLPKIDGFTLLPMLRKKTEAPIIMLTAKGDIPDKVVALDRGADDYLAKPFAFEELLARLGAALRRPKLAAGAELRYDDLTVNVETREVLRGGRRIGLTPREFDLLVALIRVPRRVLTKEQLLEQVWGHDFEGEVGIVETYISYLRAKVDGGESKRIIHTVRGVGYALREDDLP encoded by the coding sequence ATGAAAACAACTCCGAAGGTCGCCATCGTCGACGACGAACGCCACGTGCGCGAGATGCTCGAGCTTGGGCTTGCCCGCGAGGGGTACACCGTGCGCTCGGCCGCCGACGGCGCGCAGGCGCTCGATCTCGTCGGCCAGTGGGAGCCTGACATCATCATCCTCGACGTCATGCTGCCCAAGATCGACGGCTTCACGCTGCTGCCGATGCTGCGCAAGAAGACGGAAGCGCCGATCATCATGCTGACCGCCAAGGGCGATATCCCGGACAAGGTCGTCGCGCTCGACCGAGGAGCAGACGACTACCTCGCCAAGCCGTTCGCGTTCGAAGAGCTGCTCGCACGCCTGGGCGCGGCGCTGCGCCGGCCCAAGCTGGCCGCCGGCGCCGAACTGCGCTACGACGATCTGACGGTCAACGTCGAGACGCGCGAAGTGCTGCGCGGTGGACGGCGCATCGGGCTGACGCCGCGCGAGTTCGACTTGCTCGTCGCCTTGATCCGCGTGCCGCGGCGCGTGCTCACCAAAGAACAGCTGCTCGAGCAGGTGTGGGGCCACGACTTCGAAGGCGAGGTCGGCATCGTCGAGACGTACATCTCATACCTGCGCGCCAAGGTCGACGGCGGCGAGAGCAAGCGCATCATCCATACGGTTCGCGGAGTCGGCTACGCATTGCGCGAAGACGACCTCCCGTGA
- a CDS encoding branched-chain amino acid ABC transporter permease: protein MHALPAFYAAHSALINQIGINSLLALSVWVTLACGQLSLGNMGFMAIAAYTSVLLVMRGHWPFFGAVLAGSCLAAIAGLILGWPVLRLRGVFLAIATIGFGEIVRIFAVNLSITGGAEGIAGIPPLANTPIIYGSLALITFALWRLTRSRAGRAFAAIAQDEVAASGLGINPSAYKLLAFAIGAFIAGYAGALAAFSSFFISPSDYGFSKAVDMLAYAVVGGMGSVGGPILGAGLLTILPEALRFLGNYRDVVNGVILLLVIIFLPQGLWSVFRGRARR, encoded by the coding sequence GTGCACGCGCTACCGGCGTTCTACGCCGCGCACTCGGCTCTCATCAATCAGATCGGCATCAATTCGCTGCTGGCGCTCTCGGTCTGGGTCACGCTGGCCTGCGGCCAGCTTTCGCTCGGCAACATGGGGTTCATGGCGATCGCCGCGTACACGTCGGTGCTGCTGGTCATGCGCGGCCACTGGCCGTTCTTCGGAGCTGTGCTCGCCGGGTCGTGTCTGGCCGCGATCGCCGGACTGATCTTGGGCTGGCCGGTCTTGCGGCTGCGCGGCGTCTTCTTGGCGATCGCGACCATCGGCTTCGGCGAGATCGTGCGCATCTTCGCGGTCAACCTGAGCATCACGGGCGGCGCTGAGGGCATCGCCGGCATCCCGCCCTTGGCGAACACGCCGATCATCTACGGCTCGCTCGCGCTGATCACGTTCGCGCTCTGGCGCCTCACGCGCTCGCGCGCGGGCCGCGCCTTCGCCGCGATCGCGCAGGACGAGGTGGCGGCGTCCGGGCTTGGCATCAACCCGTCTGCCTACAAACTGCTCGCGTTCGCGATCGGCGCCTTCATCGCCGGCTACGCAGGCGCGCTCGCAGCTTTCTCATCCTTTTTCATCAGCCCAAGCGACTACGGTTTTTCCAAAGCAGTCGACATGCTCGCCTATGCGGTCGTCGGCGGCATGGGCTCGGTCGGCGGCCCCATTCTCGGCGCGGGCCTGCTCACGATCCTGCCCGAGGCGCTGCGCTTCTTGGGGAACTATCGCGACGTCGTCAATGGGGTGATCCTGCTGCTCGTCATCATCTTCTTGCCGCAAGGGTTATGGTCGGTGTTCCGCGGGCGGGCGCGCCGATGA
- a CDS encoding ABC transporter ATP-binding protein, whose translation MIALHGVTKAYGGVRAVKDLTLQLPERALFGLIGPNGAGKTTVLNLMTGLTAPTSGTITFGERRIDRAKPYEIAALGIARTYQTSRLFAHMTALDNVVAGMHLKADDSLFGQLLGWPPTLARARALRRRARELLEELGLGDRADVEARNLAHGEQRRVELARAIAAQPSVLLLDEPAAGLNPVETERLREEILRLVRQRGMSVLLVEHDMALVMSACDRIAVLDFGEKIAEGTPAQVRNDPRVVEAYLGVESGA comes from the coding sequence ATGATCGCGCTGCACGGCGTGACCAAGGCATACGGCGGCGTGCGCGCGGTCAAGGACCTGACGCTGCAGCTGCCCGAGCGTGCGCTGTTCGGCCTCATCGGTCCCAATGGCGCAGGCAAGACGACCGTGCTGAACCTCATGACGGGCCTGACCGCGCCGACGAGCGGCACGATCACGTTTGGGGAGCGCCGCATCGATCGCGCCAAGCCATACGAGATCGCTGCGCTTGGGATCGCGCGCACATATCAGACATCGCGCTTGTTCGCGCACATGACCGCGCTCGACAACGTCGTCGCCGGCATGCATCTCAAAGCGGACGATTCGCTGTTCGGCCAACTGCTCGGATGGCCGCCCACGCTCGCGCGTGCGCGCGCGCTGCGGCGACGCGCGCGCGAATTGCTTGAGGAGCTTGGACTGGGCGATCGCGCAGATGTCGAGGCGCGCAACCTCGCGCACGGCGAGCAGCGCCGCGTCGAGTTGGCGCGCGCGATCGCGGCGCAGCCGAGCGTGCTGCTGCTGGACGAGCCGGCGGCCGGACTCAATCCGGTGGAAACGGAGCGCTTGCGGGAAGAGATCCTCCGCCTCGTGCGCCAGCGGGGCATGAGCGTGCTGCTCGTCGAGCACGACATGGCGCTCGTCATGTCGGCATGCGATCGCATCGCGGTCCTCGACTTCGGCGAGAAGATCGCAGAAGGCACGCCGGCGCAGGTGCGCAACGACCCGCGCGTCGTCGAGGCATACTTGGGCGTGGAGAGCGGCGCATGA
- a CDS encoding branched-chain amino acid ABC transporter permease → MLVQQLVNGLFIGAVYALFALGYTLIFGVLDILNLAHASIFMIGAFTALVLVLKGVPVLAAVLGGALAGGVAGVVLDRVAFWPLRRRQAGPLAPLISSIAVGMIYVAMANGYFGPDVRHFPFDVVRTPTVTLGPATFTIMQLTIFVASLALMIGLQALLRYTRLGSAIRAVAENPRAAQLVGIDLEAVYAQTFFIASALGAVAGILFALNFNTVSSVMGSTVELKGLAVIILGGMGSIPGSMLGGLLIGLSEDLSVAYLSSGYRDAIVFAILFLVLIIRPTGLLGKRSLRAA, encoded by the coding sequence ATGTTAGTCCAGCAGCTCGTCAACGGATTGTTCATCGGCGCGGTCTACGCGCTCTTCGCGCTCGGCTACACGCTGATCTTCGGCGTGCTCGACATCCTCAATCTCGCGCATGCGTCGATCTTCATGATCGGCGCGTTCACTGCGCTGGTGCTCGTGCTCAAGGGCGTGCCCGTGCTCGCCGCTGTGCTCGGCGGTGCGCTCGCCGGCGGCGTGGCCGGCGTGGTGCTCGACCGCGTCGCGTTCTGGCCGCTGCGCCGCCGCCAGGCCGGCCCGCTCGCGCCGCTCATCTCAAGCATCGCGGTCGGCATGATCTACGTCGCCATGGCGAACGGTTATTTCGGACCGGACGTGCGACACTTCCCATTCGACGTCGTGCGCACGCCGACGGTCACGCTCGGACCGGCGACCTTCACGATCATGCAGCTCACGATCTTCGTCGCCAGCCTCGCGCTGATGATCGGGCTGCAGGCGCTGCTGCGTTACACGCGTCTGGGCAGCGCGATCCGCGCGGTCGCGGAGAACCCGCGCGCGGCGCAGCTGGTCGGCATCGACCTCGAAGCGGTCTACGCACAGACGTTTTTCATCGCGTCCGCGCTCGGCGCAGTGGCCGGCATCCTGTTCGCGCTCAACTTCAACACGGTGAGTTCGGTGATGGGCTCGACGGTCGAGCTCAAGGGACTCGCGGTGATCATCCTCGGCGGCATGGGCTCGATCCCGGGTTCGATGCTCGGCGGGCTGCTCATCGGACTATCGGAAGATCTGTCGGTCGCGTACTTGAGCTCGGGCTATCGCGACGCGATCGTCTTCGCGATACTGTTCCTGGTCCTGATCATCCGTCCGACCGGCCTGCTCGGCAAGCGCAGCCTGCGCGCGGCCTAG
- a CDS encoding ABC transporter ATP-binding protein, which yields MSGAGGAASGTNGAALLDVRDLRAGYGGVEAVHGISLRLEQGRVATIIGANGAGKTTTLLAISGIVRASAGTIELSGRRISGLEPHDIVAAGLVQVPEGRLILAQMSVRENLQVGAFTRRDRAQIAADVESMFQRFPVLRERADVAAGSLSGGEQQMLAIARGLMARPKLLLLDEPSMGLAPLLVAQIFAIIKQLRAEGLSILLVEQNARQALAISDYAYVLERGNVVKQGASPDIAGDAAVAAAYLGG from the coding sequence ATGAGCGGCGCGGGAGGCGCGGCAAGCGGCACGAACGGAGCAGCGCTGCTGGACGTGCGCGACCTGCGCGCAGGATACGGCGGCGTCGAGGCGGTGCACGGCATCAGCCTGCGACTGGAACAGGGACGCGTCGCCACGATCATCGGCGCGAACGGCGCGGGCAAGACGACGACGCTGTTGGCCATTTCGGGTATCGTGCGCGCGAGCGCCGGCACGATCGAACTTTCCGGCCGGCGCATCAGCGGGCTTGAGCCCCACGACATCGTCGCCGCCGGGCTCGTGCAGGTTCCGGAAGGCCGTCTCATCCTCGCGCAGATGAGCGTGCGCGAGAATCTTCAGGTCGGCGCGTTCACGCGGCGTGACCGTGCCCAGATCGCGGCTGATGTCGAGTCGATGTTCCAACGCTTCCCCGTCCTGCGCGAACGCGCGGATGTGGCCGCAGGATCGCTGTCGGGCGGCGAACAGCAGATGCTCGCGATCGCGCGCGGGCTGATGGCACGCCCGAAGCTGTTGCTGCTCGACGAGCCGTCGATGGGACTCGCGCCGTTGCTCGTCGCGCAGATCTTCGCGATCATCAAGCAGCTGCGCGCAGAGGGCCTGTCGATCTTGCTGGTCGAGCAGAACGCGCGCCAGGCGCTGGCGATCAGCGACTACGCCTATGTCCTGGAACGCGGCAACGTCGTCAAGCAAGGAGCCTCGCCAGACATCGCGGGCGATGCGGCGGTGGCGGCGGCCTACCTGGGCGGGTGA
- a CDS encoding ABC transporter substrate-binding protein has product MHSSTRAFFAFSAAALLVLSACPARAASGDAGVGAVFDISGSAGSYGDGQKNGLMLGQDYVNKNGRVHLTFDIEDAASQKGQAVNLFQSFTTGGKVAAIIGPTLSSEAFAADPIAVAAGMPVLGISNTANGVTAMGPCVFRDSLTEAAVVPHALKAVIERYHVKTAAIIYGNDDAFTKTDYEVAKAALDAQHVQIVSTQTFSKGDVDFQAQLTNIKGANPDLLFVGALAVEAGHIVSDAHTLGIKAHIVGGNGLNSPQVYSLSGGAAEGVVVGAAWAIGAQTPGNLDFVQAYRVRFLKDPDQFAAQAFAAAQIMENVLTAAKSFSPKDVCDAMKSMKPVNTVLGAFSFTGNRDASGDGVVLMVHNGRFVGF; this is encoded by the coding sequence ATGCATAGCTCTACTCGGGCGTTTTTCGCATTTTCCGCCGCGGCGCTGCTCGTGCTCAGCGCATGCCCCGCGCGGGCGGCAAGCGGCGATGCCGGCGTCGGTGCCGTCTTCGACATCAGCGGCTCAGCCGGCTCGTACGGAGACGGGCAGAAGAACGGGCTGATGCTCGGCCAGGACTACGTCAACAAGAACGGCCGCGTGCACCTGACGTTCGACATCGAAGACGCGGCCTCGCAAAAGGGCCAAGCCGTCAATCTGTTCCAATCGTTCACGACGGGTGGCAAGGTGGCCGCGATCATCGGCCCCACCTTGTCGAGCGAAGCGTTTGCGGCCGACCCGATCGCCGTCGCCGCCGGCATGCCGGTGCTCGGCATCTCCAACACCGCCAATGGCGTCACCGCGATGGGACCTTGCGTCTTTCGCGACTCCCTGACCGAAGCGGCGGTCGTGCCGCACGCGCTCAAGGCCGTCATCGAGCGCTACCACGTCAAGACGGCTGCCATCATCTACGGCAACGACGACGCGTTCACCAAGACCGATTACGAGGTCGCCAAAGCCGCGCTGGACGCGCAGCACGTCCAGATCGTCTCGACGCAGACGTTCTCCAAAGGCGACGTCGATTTTCAGGCGCAGCTCACCAATATCAAAGGCGCGAATCCGGATCTTTTGTTCGTCGGCGCGCTGGCGGTCGAAGCGGGTCATATCGTCTCCGATGCGCACACACTGGGCATCAAGGCGCACATCGTCGGCGGCAACGGTTTGAACTCGCCGCAAGTCTACAGCTTGTCGGGCGGCGCCGCTGAAGGAGTCGTGGTGGGAGCCGCATGGGCGATCGGCGCGCAGACGCCCGGCAACCTCGATTTCGTCCAAGCATATCGCGTGCGCTTCCTCAAGGATCCCGATCAGTTCGCCGCCCAGGCGTTCGCGGCCGCGCAGATCATGGAGAACGTGCTGACGGCCGCCAAGTCGTTCTCACCCAAAGACGTATGCGACGCGATGAAGTCGATGAAGCCGGTCAACACCGTGCTCGGCGCGTTTTCGTTCACGGGCAACCGTGACGCGTCAGGTGATGGCGTCGTGCTGATGGTGCATAACGGCCGCTTCGTGGGCTTCTAA